A window of Polaromonas hydrogenivorans contains these coding sequences:
- a CDS encoding putative toxin-antitoxin system toxin component, PIN family, whose product MPASGSQNDAGRQPVVIDTNIILDIFVFADAAAKPVKQALEAGELDWIATRPMRDELARVLDYPQIVPRLKFYQLSADDVLAAFDRHARVIEVAIKARLNCSDPDDQKFIDLAVAEKTLLLSKDRHVLSMSKRLLTHGVRAQAAM is encoded by the coding sequence ATGCCAGCGAGCGGGTCGCAGAACGATGCCGGCAGGCAGCCGGTCGTCATCGACACCAACATCATTCTGGACATCTTCGTTTTCGCCGATGCCGCCGCCAAGCCTGTCAAACAGGCGCTGGAAGCCGGCGAACTCGACTGGATCGCCACCCGGCCGATGCGCGACGAACTCGCCCGCGTGCTGGACTACCCGCAAATCGTGCCGCGCCTGAAGTTCTACCAGCTCAGCGCGGACGACGTGCTGGCCGCGTTCGACCGCCACGCCCGCGTCATCGAAGTCGCCATCAAGGCCCGGCTGAACTGCAGCGACCCCGACGACCAGAAGTTCATCGACCTGGCCGTTGCCGAAAAAACCCTGCTGCTGAGCAAGGACCGGCATGTGCTTTCGATGTCAAAAAGGCTTCTTACGCATGGTGTACGGGCACAGGCAGCTATGTAA
- a CDS encoding THUMP domain-containing class I SAM-dependent RNA methyltransferase: MNQLQLFLPCAAGVENLLAAEVQRITGIEGKAWRAGVQLQGSWREALQLNLHSRLAQRVLIELQHGQYRSEQDLYNAAASVAWEIWFTPNQTFKVEITAQHSPLQSLNFAALKIKDAIADRFRHKFNDVRPSVDTRWPDVRVYVHLTTDAVTIYIDTSGEPLFKRGWREDKGDAPLKETLAAAMIAASGWDQLCKQGVPLYDPCCGSGTIVIEAAQIACNIAPGINRKFAFQKYLPFQGHVWDGLLDQAEAAITEPTAPVYGSDVSFRMVDFAERNAERAGVANAVQFRGGDALQRMPPAPSGVMLVNPPYGERIDVAGVAGVSGLQGRDQREQREQRRSQFQGQSVDEFGQPVVRPEREGRPGRDERNDRDSRDETGFEPPRDRSANPGREQAQNAWGEEASDFFPQLAAHWKKNYAGWTAHVLTPDLKLPSKMRLKESRRVPMWNGPIECRLFRFDMVAGSARAKPADQPKL; the protein is encoded by the coding sequence ATGAACCAACTCCAACTCTTCCTCCCCTGCGCCGCCGGCGTCGAGAACCTGCTGGCCGCCGAAGTCCAGCGCATCACCGGCATCGAGGGCAAGGCCTGGCGCGCCGGCGTGCAGCTGCAGGGCTCCTGGCGCGAAGCCCTGCAGCTCAACCTGCACAGCCGACTGGCCCAGCGCGTGTTGATCGAGCTGCAGCACGGCCAGTACCGCAGCGAACAGGATCTGTACAACGCCGCCGCCAGCGTCGCCTGGGAAATCTGGTTCACGCCGAATCAGACCTTCAAGGTCGAGATCACCGCGCAGCACAGCCCACTGCAAAGCCTGAATTTCGCCGCGCTGAAGATCAAGGACGCGATTGCCGACCGCTTTCGGCACAAGTTCAACGACGTGCGCCCCAGCGTCGATACCCGCTGGCCCGATGTGCGCGTGTATGTGCACCTGACCACCGACGCGGTGACGATCTACATCGACACCTCGGGCGAGCCGCTGTTCAAGCGCGGCTGGCGCGAGGACAAGGGCGACGCGCCGCTGAAGGAAACGCTGGCCGCCGCGATGATCGCCGCCAGCGGCTGGGACCAGTTATGCAAGCAGGGCGTGCCGCTGTACGACCCGTGCTGCGGCTCGGGCACCATCGTCATCGAGGCCGCGCAGATCGCCTGCAACATCGCGCCCGGCATCAACCGCAAGTTTGCGTTTCAGAAGTACCTGCCCTTCCAGGGCCATGTCTGGGACGGCCTGCTCGACCAGGCTGAAGCGGCGATTACCGAGCCGACGGCGCCGGTGTATGGCAGCGATGTGTCCTTCCGCATGGTCGATTTCGCCGAGCGCAATGCCGAACGCGCCGGCGTCGCCAACGCGGTGCAGTTTCGCGGCGGCGACGCGCTGCAGCGCATGCCGCCCGCGCCCAGCGGCGTGATGCTGGTGAACCCGCCCTATGGCGAGCGCATCGACGTGGCGGGCGTGGCCGGCGTCAGCGGCCTGCAGGGGCGCGACCAGCGCGAGCAGCGCGAGCAGCGCCGCTCGCAGTTCCAGGGCCAGAGCGTCGATGAATTCGGCCAGCCGGTGGTTCGCCCCGAGCGCGAGGGACGGCCAGGCCGCGACGAGCGCAATGACCGCGACAGTCGCGATGAAACCGGCTTCGAGCCGCCGCGCGACCGCTCCGCCAACCCCGGTCGCGAGCAGGCGCAAAACGCCTGGGGCGAGGAAGCCTCGGACTTTTTCCCGCAACTGGCCGCGCACTGGAAGAAAAACTACGCCGGCTGGACCGCCCATGTGCTCACGCCCGACCTGAAACTGCCCAGCAAGATGCGCCTGAAGGAATCGCGCCGCGTGCCGATGTGGAATGGCCCGATCGAATGCCGGCTGTTCCGCTTCGACATGGTCGCCGGATCGGCGCGCGCCAAGCCGGCGGATCAGCCGAAACTGTGA
- a CDS encoding RNA polymerase factor sigma-54 — protein sequence MKQGLSLRVSQHLALTPQLQQSIRLLQLSTLELSQEVEQMLDENPFLEVADDSAPREEFGLDQTDTPVSQDSREFDSATDSIAINTDTSSVSSQKESETTAEASTEATLEESWEGDGSVESSPDDSEWGGDAPARKNNLDDSDAEASDLTGAHESLQDHLHRQALALRLSEVDRAALYFLIESLNDDGYLEDSLASLAAGLAHGDLEQTEELEQCFAMALQLLQHMEPAGVGARTLAECLNLQLLDCKDCEETRAAIAICKQPMELLAKRDFKRLASLCRFSEDAIKGAMAVIARLDPKPGRRFANVERNLIVPDVIVVKSGRGFKVTLNSDVMPRLRVHDIYANALKQHSGRGSSGPGGGQALQQRLQEARWFIKNIQQRFDTILRVSNAIVERQKNFFTHGELAMRPLVLREIADELGLHESTISRVTTAKYMGTPFGTFELKYFFGSGLGTESGGNASSTAVRALIKQFVASESPKKPLSDSQISEMLKEQGIECARRTVAKYREALRIAPTNLRKAL from the coding sequence ATGAAGCAAGGCCTTTCCCTCCGCGTCTCGCAGCACCTGGCGCTCACGCCGCAACTGCAGCAGTCGATCCGGCTGCTGCAGCTTTCGACGCTGGAGCTGAGCCAGGAAGTCGAGCAGATGCTTGATGAAAATCCTTTTCTTGAAGTGGCTGACGACTCGGCGCCGCGCGAAGAGTTTGGACTGGACCAGACCGACACGCCTGTCAGCCAGGACAGCCGCGAATTCGATTCCGCTACGGATTCGATAGCTATAAACACAGATACATCAAGCGTAAGCAGCCAAAAAGAGTCTGAAACCACGGCAGAAGCAAGCACCGAAGCCACACTGGAAGAAAGCTGGGAAGGCGACGGGTCGGTCGAGTCCTCGCCCGATGACAGCGAATGGGGCGGCGATGCGCCGGCGCGCAAGAACAACCTGGACGACAGCGATGCCGAAGCCTCGGACCTGACCGGCGCCCACGAATCGCTGCAGGACCACCTGCACCGGCAGGCGCTGGCCCTGCGCCTGTCCGAAGTGGACCGCGCCGCGCTTTACTTCCTGATCGAGTCGCTCAATGACGATGGCTACCTCGAAGACAGCCTGGCCTCGCTCGCGGCCGGCCTGGCGCATGGCGACCTGGAGCAGACCGAGGAGCTGGAGCAGTGCTTCGCCATGGCGCTGCAGTTGCTGCAGCACATGGAGCCGGCCGGCGTCGGCGCGCGCACCCTGGCCGAATGCCTGAACCTGCAACTGCTCGATTGCAAGGATTGCGAGGAAACCCGCGCCGCCATCGCCATCTGCAAGCAGCCGATGGAACTGCTGGCCAAGCGCGATTTCAAACGCCTGGCCAGCCTGTGCCGGTTCTCCGAAGACGCCATCAAGGGCGCGATGGCCGTGATTGCGCGCCTGGACCCCAAGCCCGGCCGGCGCTTTGCCAATGTCGAGCGCAACCTGATCGTTCCCGACGTGATCGTCGTCAAGTCCGGCCGGGGCTTCAAGGTCACGCTCAACAGCGACGTGATGCCCCGGCTGCGGGTCCACGACATCTACGCCAACGCCCTCAAGCAGCACAGCGGCCGGGGCAGCAGCGGCCCGGGCGGCGGGCAGGCGCTGCAGCAGCGGCTGCAGGAAGCGCGCTGGTTCATCAAGAACATCCAGCAGCGTTTCGACACCATCCTGCGGGTCAGCAACGCCATCGTGGAGCGGCAGAAAAACTTCTTCACCCACGGCGAACTCGCCATGCGGCCGCTGGTGCTGCGCGAGATCGCCGACGAGCTTGGCCTGCACGAATCGACCATTTCGCGCGTGACCACGGCCAAGTACATGGGCACGCCGTTCGGCACCTTCGAGCTGAAGTATTTCTTTGGCTCCGGGCTGGGCACCGAGAGCGGCGGCAATGCGTCGAGCACCGCCGTGCGCGCGCTCATCAAGCAGTTCGTCGCCTCCGAAAGCCCCAAGAAGCCGCTCAGCGACAGCCAGATTTCCGAGATGCTCAAGGAGCAGGGCATCGAATGCGCGCGCCGCACGGTGGCCAAATACCGCGAGGCCCTGCGCATCGCACCGACCAATTTGCGCAAGGCGCTGTGA
- the lptB gene encoding LPS export ABC transporter ATP-binding protein, whose amino-acid sequence MNRVIDKVIAQNAAVRAEPPSSLVAQGLRKSYGSRLVVQDVSLSVQKGEVVGLLGPNGAGKTTSFYMIVGLVRADAGAISIDGQPVEHMPIHRRARLGLSYLPQEASIFRKLSVQENVRAVLELQRDASGKPLGRDALESRLDALLKDLRVDHLRDSPAPSLSGGERRRVEIARALATQPRFILLDEPFAGIDPIAVIEIQRIIGFLKSRGIGVLITDHNVRETLGICDHAYIISDGHVLANGTPAEIVNNADVRRVYLGEHFKM is encoded by the coding sequence ATGAACCGAGTCATTGATAAGGTCATTGCGCAGAATGCAGCGGTTCGCGCCGAGCCGCCCAGCAGCCTGGTCGCGCAGGGCCTGAGGAAATCCTACGGCAGCCGCCTGGTGGTGCAGGATGTCTCGCTGTCGGTGCAAAAAGGCGAAGTCGTCGGCCTGCTCGGCCCCAACGGCGCGGGCAAGACCACCTCGTTCTACATGATCGTCGGCCTGGTGCGCGCCGATGCGGGCGCCATCTCCATCGACGGCCAGCCGGTCGAGCACATGCCGATTCACCGGCGCGCCCGCCTGGGCCTGAGCTACCTGCCGCAGGAAGCGTCGATTTTTCGCAAGCTCAGCGTGCAGGAAAACGTGCGCGCCGTGCTTGAATTGCAGCGTGACGCCTCGGGCAAGCCGCTGGGCCGCGACGCGCTGGAGTCGCGGCTCGATGCGCTGCTCAAGGATTTGCGCGTGGACCATCTGCGCGACTCGCCGGCGCCGTCGCTGTCGGGCGGGGAGCGCCGCCGGGTCGAGATTGCCCGCGCCCTGGCCACCCAGCCGCGTTTTATCCTGCTCGACGAGCCGTTTGCCGGCATCGACCCGATTGCCGTGATCGAGATCCAGCGCATCATCGGTTTCCTGAAATCGCGCGGCATCGGCGTCCTGATCACCGACCACAACGTGCGCGAGACGCTGGGCATTTGCGACCATGCCTACATCATCAGCGACGGCCATGTGCTGGCCAACGGCACCCCGGCCGAAATCGTGAACAATGCCGATGTACGCCGGGTATATCTGGGCGAACATTTCAAAATGTAA
- the lptA gene encoding lipopolysaccharide transport periplasmic protein LptA has protein sequence MKRPFLSLLLLAVMAAGAVLPAAAEKADRDKPMNAEADALRYDDLKQTSVFTGNVVITKGTTIIRGGQVEVSQDPEGYQLAVATAAPGKLAYYRKKRDGVDEYIEGEGERIEYDSRADLVKFIKRAVVRRYKGATLSDETTGGLIVYDNNTDVFTVDSGAKNSTAANPGGRVRAMLSPRGPAAGAAAPTPPSGGPAPVLRPSTTLGNGTSPKAP, from the coding sequence ATGAAACGCCCTTTTCTCTCCCTCCTCCTGCTCGCCGTCATGGCGGCGGGTGCCGTGCTGCCGGCCGCGGCCGAGAAAGCTGACCGCGACAAGCCGATGAATGCCGAGGCCGACGCCTTGCGCTACGACGACCTGAAGCAGACCAGCGTGTTTACCGGCAACGTCGTCATCACCAAGGGCACCACCATCATTCGCGGCGGCCAGGTCGAGGTCAGCCAGGATCCCGAGGGCTACCAGCTGGCCGTGGCCACGGCAGCGCCCGGCAAGCTGGCCTACTACCGCAAAAAGCGCGATGGCGTCGATGAGTACATCGAAGGCGAAGGCGAGCGGATCGAATACGACAGCCGCGCCGACCTGGTCAAGTTCATCAAGCGCGCCGTGGTGCGCCGCTACAAGGGCGCGACGCTGAGCGACGAGACCACCGGCGGGCTGATCGTGTACGACAACAACACCGATGTGTTCACCGTCGATAGCGGCGCGAAAAACAGCACCGCCGCCAATCCCGGCGGACGGGTTCGCGCCATGCTGTCGCCGCGCGGCCCGGCCGCTGGCGCCGCCGCCCCGACCCCGCCATCCGGCGGACCGGCGCCCGTTTTGCGCCCCAGCACCACGCTGGGCAACGGCACATCCCCGAAAGCACCCTGA
- a CDS encoding filamentous hemagglutinin N-terminal domain-containing protein gives MNHIHRSIWNDQTGTFVAVSENTRSAGKKISSCTSAAGGGAHFGLKTLAVSLMLACGAGVHAQPTGGVVSAGSATIGGTPGHMTITQTTPNVAINWQSFGIRAGESVQFVQPGSSSVALNRVVGADPSSILGSLSSNGKVFLVNPNGILFGQGASVNVGGLVASTLGISDANFMARNYQFSGAGTGSVVNQASLNAASGGYIALLGANVSNQGVIAAQLGTVALAAGNAVTLDMAGDRLLSVTVDQGAVNALVDNGGLLRADGGLVLMTTQAAGSLLSNAVNNTGVVQAQTLQNQGGTIKLLGGMASGSVNVAGTLDASAPAGGHGGFIETSAARVKVADNTRITTAAPQGKTGNWLIDPQDFTIGSGATDNISGATLSAQLVTSSVTISTLAATPGNGDININQAVSWTASSTPTTLTLNAIRDINVNAAVTATNGNFVACCGRDVNVNAAITTVNGSVLLNAGHDVNLLGALTTTDGNINICAAEDVNIGAKITLTRGSSIPAQSLGLPLGLVLNAGYGGTGPGAASGTVVFAPLAPPVSVTGPNAPVTLNYNPTSYITPTDYSGNFILSSGATLTQHMLVFAGGDKVFDGTTATTLSSLKGNPAGVTLVAGPGSSANFDTSGAGNGKSITYTGYSLGGPNASAYALAVSCCGPAVARTTGNITPPVVVVPPPVVVVPPVVVVPPVVVVPPVVVVPPVVVVPPVVVVPPVVVVPPVVVVPPVVVVPPPVGTPPPVVVVPPPAGTPSPVVVVPPPVVVVPVEAPPSPFPPPRTLPAPPVAASLTPPVVALLVVPPSPQPVAFRVEVPPETPVVALTPDVAPAVTAAPPYMAPQRIRKQDRN, from the coding sequence ATGAACCACATTCACCGCTCCATCTGGAACGACCAGACCGGCACTTTTGTTGCCGTTTCAGAAAACACCCGCAGCGCCGGCAAGAAAATCTCGTCCTGCACCTCGGCGGCTGGCGGCGGCGCCCACTTCGGCCTGAAAACCCTGGCGGTTTCCCTGATGCTGGCCTGCGGTGCGGGCGTGCATGCCCAGCCCACGGGTGGCGTGGTGTCGGCGGGCAGCGCCACCATTGGCGGCACGCCAGGCCACATGACCATCACCCAGACCACGCCCAACGTGGCGATCAACTGGCAGAGCTTTGGCATCAGGGCCGGCGAGTCGGTCCAGTTCGTGCAGCCGGGCAGCAGTTCGGTCGCGCTCAACCGGGTTGTCGGCGCCGATCCTTCGAGCATCCTGGGCAGCTTGAGTTCCAACGGCAAGGTCTTTCTGGTCAACCCGAACGGCATTCTGTTTGGCCAGGGTGCGTCGGTCAACGTGGGCGGGCTGGTGGCGTCCACCCTGGGGATCAGCGATGCCAACTTCATGGCGCGCAACTACCAGTTTTCCGGCGCCGGCACGGGCAGCGTGGTGAACCAGGCAAGCCTCAACGCCGCCAGCGGCGGCTACATTGCCCTGCTGGGCGCGAACGTCAGCAACCAGGGCGTGATTGCGGCTCAGCTCGGCACGGTGGCGCTGGCCGCAGGCAATGCCGTCACGCTTGACATGGCGGGCGACAGGCTCTTGAGCGTCACGGTCGATCAGGGCGCGGTCAACGCGCTGGTTGACAACGGCGGACTGCTCCGGGCCGACGGCGGCCTGGTGCTGATGACCACCCAGGCAGCGGGCAGCCTGCTGTCCAACGCGGTCAACAACACCGGCGTGGTTCAGGCGCAGACGCTGCAGAACCAAGGCGGCACCATCAAGCTGCTGGGAGGCATGGCATCGGGTAGCGTCAATGTTGCCGGAACCCTGGACGCCAGCGCGCCCGCAGGCGGCCATGGCGGCTTCATTGAAACCTCGGCGGCACGCGTCAAGGTGGCGGACAACACCCGCATCACCACCGCAGCGCCCCAGGGAAAGACCGGCAACTGGCTGATCGACCCGCAGGATTTCACGATTGGCAGCGGGGCCACGGACAACATCTCCGGGGCGACGCTGTCGGCGCAACTGGTCACCAGCAGCGTCACCATCAGCACGCTGGCGGCAACGCCGGGCAATGGCGACATCAACATCAACCAGGCCGTCAGCTGGACGGCCAGTTCAACTCCCACGACCTTGACGCTGAATGCCATTCGGGACATCAACGTGAATGCGGCGGTGACGGCCACGAATGGCAACTTTGTCGCCTGCTGTGGGCGCGATGTCAATGTGAATGCCGCCATCACGACGGTCAATGGAAGTGTCCTGCTGAACGCCGGTCATGATGTCAATCTGCTGGGCGCCCTGACGACGACCGACGGAAACATCAACATCTGTGCTGCGGAGGATGTGAACATAGGCGCAAAAATCACGCTGACCCGAGGCAGCAGCATTCCCGCCCAGAGCCTGGGCCTGCCCCTTGGGCTGGTGCTGAATGCCGGTTATGGCGGCACCGGACCGGGCGCGGCCAGCGGCACCGTGGTTTTTGCGCCGCTGGCCCCGCCCGTTAGCGTCACGGGACCGAATGCGCCGGTCACCCTGAACTACAACCCGACTTCGTACATCACGCCGACGGACTACTCGGGCAACTTCATCCTGAGCAGCGGCGCCACGCTGACGCAGCACATGCTGGTGTTCGCTGGCGGCGACAAGGTCTTTGACGGCACGACGGCGACCACCCTTTCATCGCTCAAGGGCAACCCTGCCGGCGTGACACTGGTTGCAGGACCGGGGAGTTCCGCAAACTTCGATACCTCGGGCGCGGGAAACGGCAAGAGCATCACCTACACAGGCTACAGCCTGGGCGGTCCCAATGCCAGCGCCTATGCCCTGGCGGTTTCGTGCTGCGGCCCTGCGGTTGCAAGAACGACGGGGAACATCACGCCGCCGGTCGTGGTGGTTCCGCCGCCGGTTGTAGTGGTGCCACCAGTTGTAGTGGTGCCGCCGGTCGTAGTGGTGCCGCCAGTTGTGGTGGTGCCGCCGGTCGTGGTGGTGCCGCCGGTCGTGGTGGTGCCGCCAGTTGTGGTGGTGCCGCCGGTCGTGGTGGTGCCGCCAGTTGTGGTGGTGCCGCCGCCGGTCGGTACACCACCGCCGGTTGTGGTGGTGCCGCCGCCGGCCGGTACGCCATCGCCGGTCGTCGTGGTGCCACCGCCGGTCGTCGTCGTGCCGGTCGAAGCCCCACCCAGTCCGTTCCCGCCCCCACGGACCCTTCCAGCTCCGCCAGTGGCAGCCAGCCTGACACCCCCGGTCGTCGCGCTTTTGGTGGTGCCTCCTTCACCACAGCCGGTCGCCTTCAGGGTGGAAGTTCCGCCCGAAACCCCCGTCGTGGCGCTGACGCCGGACGTGGCTCCTGCGGTAACGGCAGCGCCGCCCTACATGGCGCCTCAACGCATTCGCAAACAGGACCGCAACTAA